Below is a genomic region from Ictalurus punctatus breed USDA103 chromosome 12, Coco_2.0, whole genome shotgun sequence.
tcttagaaGCCACTGTGcaattaaattctgtattttataatactgcagctgcctacatgcgcaagaggtgagctatgattagagcaatcggcaACAATCATTTCAAGCGGCGTAAGTCCTACATGGAACGCCGatttggactagcaaccaacttcttgtttacacttgtatgcgcatgcccagtgtgcatgaatggtcatgtgacatgcataTTTGGTCGTGTATTGAGGATGGAGattgtttctgaaacacagtggaaaaaccagcgtggacgaggattgttttcattttaaaacaaaaacgcacTAGCGTAAACAGGGCCAGAGAGGACATTCACCTGGAGCGCTACtcagttctggattgtgattggtcagaaggtggtgattaattctctataacagcagctctgacagtagcgtaggtttccatagtaacagctcattcgcagGGATGTGTACAGTGGATGCttcactgataataaacagatttaaaaatgtgtaatcgctgatctgtaaggagatgtttatgtaacatttaaggaaggagtctccagcgtcaacgctttgtaacagtcagaggttaGAGTATTATAACCTACattaatatatgtgtgtgtgtgtgcgtgtaggaTACACAGCAGTGATGGCCCAGTACGCAATTACCAGAGCCAAAAGGGCAAAGGTCAGCAGGGGATAGAacagtgatgacatcacatgacccACCGCCCTGAAATACACAGTCACAGAGAGTCGAAGTTagattactgtgtgtgtgtgtgtgtgtgtgtgtgtgtgtgtgtgtgtgtgcgtgtgtgtgtgtgcatgttacCTGCTGGCCTCTTTAATCAGAGCAATGGCAATCTGGAGACGTTTCCTGAGAAAAATGAgcaggaggatgatgatgacctCCACAATACACAGGATgatcactgacacacacacacacacacacacaatcatcttCATCATTAGCAGCAGCATTCTGTAGTGAACACACTGGTAATATTTAGTGATGTTGAGGGtgtgttttaaaacacacacacctgtgtacTGTGTACAGCACACTTCACCTTCACATGACAtgatgcattatgggtaatgtgGTGTACTGGAAATAACACACTGTTTTATGCTTTAACACATGACATGTAGTGAGTAGGGTGTATGTGGTTTGTGACACAGCTGTGTTagagtgagggagtgactgAGTCTCACTGAAGGCAAGCCACGTCTGCTGCAGCTGCAGATACACAGAGAAGTCCGTCTGCAGGCCCAGGTCTGTGATAGACACGTCTGCACCAGGCTGTCCTTGAAACTGCACGTATTGCATGTAACAGTGAAATatacctacaaacacacacacacacatacatgcacaacagacagagagaaacaacGACAGAGATGTAAGTGACTTTAATGTGTAaactacagtgtgtgtttaatgtttaataaaagttatttgtcAGTTTATCACCGTATGCAATAACGAGCAGCACCATGATGATCATCACCCACACCATCACCCCCGCTAAGAACCGCAACAACACGATGAACAGCAGACTGAGCACCATCGCTACTGCCAacccactgagagagagagagagagagagagagagagagagagagagagaacgaactTTTTGGCCTTAGCGCAAAGTGCTAGATCTGGCCTTAAAGCAGCACTGAGAACACCAGCCATGCTGAAGCATGGTTGTGGTAGCATCACATCGTGGAGAAATTTTTCATCAGCAGGGAAACTGGTCAGTCTAAATACAGGACAATCCTACAAGTTAACAGACTGGAGGGCAGAGCGTCACCTTCCAACAGAACAATGGCCCTGAGACCTAAAGCTACAATGGAAAGGTTCTACATCAAGAACCCGAACAAGCTGAACATGTTAGAACCTAAATATGTTAGAACCTGAAAGTGTTAGAAcctgaatctgtgtgtgtgtgtttgtgtgtgtgtgtgagactcacaGCAGGATCCAGTGCCAGGACTGTGTGTAATCCTCAAAGATCCTCATGAACACCTGCCGCGCCTCCATCACGATGTTCGACTTCCTGTCAAATCACACAATAATAAACGTTGATAAAGAGGGTGGAGTCAGAGTTCCTTCCTGTGactgtgtcctaaaccacacacTACTGCATTAAATATTCCTGCATCCATAGTAACCTACTGTACTGCACTACTTTAACAGGCTATTATATAACACTGTGTTATGTGCTCTGGGATGCAGCCCCAAGCTAAATCTAGTTAGTCTGCTTTACCTTTAGCTTGCTAATATGAGTGCTGTACGACTGTACAATGTATGCGGCTGTGTCTCAAACCATTGTACTGTATCTACAGTTACCTGCAGAAGTGTAATGTCTCTACAGAGTACTCTGAATGTGATTCGGGACATAGCCCATTATCAATCATTCACAAAGTACGTTTTGTTAAACATATGAaaatacctacacacacacacacacgcacacacacactcactttgaTGCCTCTAGCAGGTCAGTGGTGTTTACATTCGTGTTGTTTCCAACTGTGAAAGACGTCTCGTTGCCGATAACAACAACGCCATCCTTTTTCGTCTCCAGAGCCGGGAGGCATCGGCGTGTAACTGagggaatcacacacacacacacacacacacacacacacacacacacacacacacatacattaatgACTCTtattaaataaatccattttccTATACCTCTAGTACAGAATGTCAATGTGACAttattgtacaaccccaattccgaaaaagttgggacagtgtggaaaaaaaccccataaaaaatgaatgatttgaaaattcaattcaccctgtacaatattgaaaacacattattaacacattatttgatttaTGTGAAtttaatattttgaaaatatacacttatTTCACATATGATGACTTCAACACACTTTGACggttaccactgtgtaacatcaccttttcttttaataaaagttATTAAGTGTTTtgacactgaagacaccagttggttaagtttagcaagctgaattttcccccattcatccattatgcattacttcagctgcacaactgtacagcTGTACtgttcattgccttattttgtgcttcgtaatgtgccacacattctcaatcggagacaggtcagcactgcaggcaggccatgattccactgtgctactgtccatctaagttgagaccgagcccagaagAGTCGGCGATGCTTccggacagtgttgatgtatggcttctgctttgcatagtaaagccttaacttgcatctgtggatgcagcggcgaatggtgtttactgacaaaggtttaccaaagtattcccgagcccatgtcaggatatccattacagactcatgacagtttttaagacagtgacgtctgagggatcggagatcacatgcattcagaagtggttttcggccttgccctttacacaccgagatttgaccagattccttgaatcttttaattatattgtgcatgtgtagaaggtgaaatgcccaaagtcctaccgatttgtctttggtgaattttgttctcaaagtgttggattattctctgacgcatctgttggcagactCCTGAGCCTCGACCCAGCGTTGCTCTTGAAGGACCAGGCCTTTATTGGAAGCttcttatatactatgattagacatttgcctcacctgtttcacatcaccttcttatttcaattttttgtaacgtgttgcatgcatcaatttaaaaataaatgttatcttaaaaaaactatgcagttcattagataaaacatcaaataccttgtctttatacgtttttgtataaatacaagtcaaagtacatttacaaatcactccgatttgtttttattagcattttccatactgtccccaatgttttcggaattggggttgtattttacATCATCGTATTGCTACATCTGGTGTGTCCATGGAAACAGTGTTAGCAAAACtgccacaaaaaaacaaacaccatgAACACCAGTCCAACTGTgatgcatggtggtggtagcaccATGAGAAGATGCTTTTGTCAGTCCAGATACAGGACAATCATTTAAATCAGTTCCAACCTTCAGAAGACTTCATGCTAACAACATTAGCTAGGGATATAATGCTACATCAGGTTGCTAGAAGATGATTATGAACTTACACGCCTTGCTGGGAAAGATCATAGCTGGACATGCCTTGTCCCGCAGGAGCTCTGGTGCAGACTGAGAACAcaaaaagagaaacacacactttGGTAACTACGGGCGGGGCATCCTGGTGTGATGTGATTGGTGCAGGTAGCAAGCTACCAAGCTACTTCATGAGTGACATGAAGACCATAAGCAAGGTGATACACTTTAGCGTAATCGCTACATAACAGTTAGTCTATAGACTGTGATTAGAACGTTCCTATATACATGATttctgctctcagccaatcagaacacagtgTTTTGGATACACACCTTTGTGAGGTCGACGTCCTGCTTACAAAACTGTGAGTAATACTGCCAGTTCTGAGTATTCAGCTTCGCCTTCACCAGGGTCAGGAAACGATCCGGACACTTCTCTACACATATctactcacacagacacacacacacacacaaacacacacacattcacacacatagcAGGGATAAAAATCATGCCGTTACACTGGTGTATATCATGTTTAACTTACTCTGAGAGAAGTAGATGGGGGTTTGATCGGTTGATAGGTGGTTAAGGGAGTGAATGGGATGATTAGAGGGGTTTAGATTGAGTTGAGATGGAGTTAGAGGGGTAAGATTACAGGGGTAGATGAGGTGGTTAGAAGGGTATATGGGGCGGTAAGAGGGGTGTGTGAGGCAGTTAGAGGGGAAGATGGAGAGTAAGTTGGTAAATGGGGTGATTAGAGTGGTAGACGGAGCAGTTGGAGGGGCAGATGGGGAGTAAAGGGGTAAATGGGGTGATTAGAGTGGTTAGATGAAGCAGTTAGAGGGGTAGATGGAGAGTAAGGGGGTAAATGGGGTGGTTAGAGTGGTAGATGAAGTGGTTAGAGGGGCAGATGGAGAGTACGGTGGTAAATGGGGTGATTAGAGTGGTAGCCCGAGAGGTTAGAGGGGCAGATGGAGAGTAAGGGTGGTAAATGGGGTGGTTAGAGTGGTAGATGAGGGGTAGAAACCTGTGTGGTAGGACACTGCAACTCCAACAGCACTAGTGGACTCGCACACTTCAGAATGTTGAAGTAAAATAGCAGAGGCTTTTTcctgaaaacacaaaacacactccTGACTCACTGAGTCAAATCAACTTTACAGCgccacttacacacactcacgacTTACAGGAAAATGATTTAAACACACTTTATTCCATATGTCTACCCCATCACACCTGCTTTCCCAACAACCCCTTTAACACACTGCACTGCATACCAGCCACTGACCTCTACAGTGCTTGGCTCCCTGTAATCACTGCCTCTGCAGTCTGTATGTGTAACCCTGACCTGCACCACTCCGTACAATACCGCTGCTCTGTAGTGTTCAGCTCTCTTTCACTTACTCCAGTGATGTGAACTGCTGCCCACAGAACTGCCCCCTGCTGTCTGTGGGGTAAATCACCTTCTTCGGATCTCCCTGAGACCAGgctgtgcacaaacacacacacacgcacacatgtatttacttatttgtttattcttaGTAGTTTAGTCTCTATATtctgtataaaagacacatAGAGAGTAAATTTACCCAGAATTCCCACTGCAAAGTACCCCATCAGTGCCAGGATGAAGAGGATACAACACAGTACATCAGTGCagctcctgaaacacacacacacacacacacaacgcatAGTTTCACACATTTCTTACTTCCTAATGCAGGGAGCTCATAATTACTTAGTGTTCTTACTAGAAAGTCGGCCATTTTAGGGCTCTGTGCCAAACTTAGGTCCCTAACAGCTCTctgtatgtatttaaaatagCTACTGTGCGTTAATGGTTTAGTAAAGCTCATGaatgtgtctctgtctcacctGTTATGTATCGGGCCTTTAAAACTCGGGTCAAACTTCCTCGGatctcctgaaaaaaaaaaaaaaaaaattataaaataatatataaaaatacagagTGATACAGCTGTAATAGTGTTTTACTGAGACATGATCAGCAGTATGGAAacactttagtgtgtgtgttcaggtgtgtgtgggtgtgtgtgtgtgtgtaaattcacTGTACAATGTGGTGCAATGTGTAGATGTAGTGTAATGTGCAGTTGTAATGCAATGTGTagttgtgtaatgtgtagttgTAGTGTAATGTGCAGTTGCAATGCAATGTGCagttgtgtaatgtgtagttgtagtgtaatgtgtagttgTAATATAATGTGCAGTTGTGTAGACAACAGACACGTCTATGTTCGTTTTCACTGACTGAACATGTTCAATCTGTGTTTGTCAGTCGTGGAAAGTCTGAGCAGTGCGGTatgattttccaacaaacaCTGACGTAATCTGACCTGGGCACAAACCATTGCTGTGACAATGAGGCAAACGTCCCTGAAAACTCTGGATGAATATGTCTGGATGAATCAGAATGAAAAGGATAAATGATGCATCaatatgttatttaaataaaagtgtactgtatattttgaaCCCTGGTGAGGATCATCTACTCTTGTGTTTTGGGTTTAATCAGGATAATCCGCTCACCGTCTGCAGTTTTCTGTATTCTTTTTCATGAAGTAGGAAGCGAAATCGTATCGAATGTTTATAACTAACATTTGCGTAAAAATATTGTTCATAATGTATGATGTAATAATGGTCTTAGCTTACCACAAGGCCTAGCGTAATATGTCATTCTCTGAGTTGAAACTGCTTGGGGGAAAACTGAGCAACATTTTGAAAGCTCTGCATATCCTCTGTTTGCAGTTATATGCATAAAGGTAAAGGTTCAACACAACCTCTTTCTTTTCACTCTTCCGTCTTCTCAGGCAAAGAACGACACGGAAAGACACTAGTACTAGTGTCAGTATCAGTAACATTCTGATTGTGGTAAAAGGATCATCCATGTGTGTCGGGGCAACGTGAACATGACAGCTGTGTTTCCCAGCATTCTACACCCAACAgccaacatttaaatgttggtGATTGTCGGCGTTGGTTGGCGACTGTCTGTGcagtgtgaactaggcttaaTGTGTAGTtgttgtgta
It encodes:
- the slc44a2 gene encoding choline transporter-like protein 2 isoform X2 translates to MKAEETEPESKFGDPRKFDPSFKGPIHNRSCTDVLCCILFILALMGYFAVGILAWSQGDPKKVIYPTDSRGQFCGQQFTSLEKKPLLFYFNILKCASPLVLLELQCPTTQICVEKCPDRFLTLVKAKLNTQNWQYYSQFCKQDVDLTKSAPELLRDKACPAMIFPSKAFTRRCLPALETKKDGVVVIGNETSFTVGNNTNVNTTDLLEASKKSNIVMEARQVFMRIFEDYTQSWHWILLGLAVAMVLSLLFIVLLRFLAGVMVWVMIIMVLLVIAYGIFHCYMQYVQFQGQPGADVSITDLGLQTDFSVYLQLQQTWLAFMIILCIVEVIIILLLIFLRKRLQIAIALIKEASRAVGHVMSSLFYPLLTFALLALVIAYWAITAVFLSTSNTAVYKVFNNSECEFSRQTCDPQTFNISNISSVCPDAECMFAFYGGETFYHRFLILFQFYNLFLFFWCVNFVVALGNVTLAGAFASYYWAFKKPEDIPAFPVFSSFGRALRYHTGSLAFGSLILAIVQVIRVVLEYLDHKLKGAENRFAKFLLSCLKCCFWCLEKCIRFINRNAYIMVAIYGKNFCTSAKDAFFLLMRNIIRVAVLDKVTDFLLFLGKLLIVGIVGIGSFFFFSGRIKAVEEAAPSLNYYWVPILTVVFGAYVIAHGFFSVYAMCVDTLFLCFLEDLERNDGSAGKPYFMNQDLMKTLKKKNLS